A genomic region of Fusobacterium varium contains the following coding sequences:
- a CDS encoding DMT family transporter yields MSNKTKAVFCMLISALGFTFMSVTVKYVTGIPLFEKVFFRNLISLGVAFFMLKKSSAPMFGRRENQLALLARSSFGLAGVVLNFYAISKLTLADSSMLGKLSPIFVTIMACIFLKEKIDNKQILSIIITFLGALLVIKPEFSLEMLPSLSGIMSAASAGVAYTLLRYLKDKESPDTIIFYFSLISVVFTAPFALAEYVQPTFIQLGLLLATGVFASVGQFGITYAYKYAKATEVSIYNYSAIVFGIILGFIFFGEIPDTLSLLGGAIIIAVAFYIFKHNQKK; encoded by the coding sequence ATGTCGAATAAAACAAAAGCAGTTTTTTGTATGTTAATTTCTGCTTTAGGATTTACATTTATGAGTGTAACTGTAAAGTATGTAACAGGAATACCGCTGTTTGAAAAGGTATTCTTTAGAAATTTAATTAGTTTAGGTGTAGCATTTTTTATGTTGAAAAAATCTTCTGCTCCTATGTTTGGAAGGAGAGAGAATCAACTTGCTCTATTAGCTCGTTCTAGTTTTGGTTTAGCAGGAGTTGTGTTAAATTTCTATGCTATATCAAAGCTAACTTTAGCAGACTCAAGTATGTTAGGGAAATTATCACCTATATTTGTAACTATTATGGCATGTATCTTTTTAAAAGAAAAGATTGATAATAAGCAAATTTTAAGTATTATAATTACTTTTTTAGGAGCATTGTTAGTAATCAAGCCTGAATTTTCTCTTGAGATGCTCCCTAGTTTATCAGGAATTATGTCAGCAGCATCAGCTGGAGTTGCTTATACTCTTCTTAGATATTTAAAAGATAAAGAGAGTCCAGACACAATTATATTTTATTTCTCATTGATCTCTGTAGTCTTTACAGCTCCCTTTGCATTGGCAGAGTATGTGCAACCTACATTTATACAACTTGGATTGTTGCTAGCTACTGGAGTTTTTGCATCAGTAGGACAATTTGGTATCACATATGCTTATAAATATGCTAAAGCAACGGAGGTGTCTATCTACAATTACTCAGCTATTGTATTTGGTATAATTTTAGGATTTATCTTCTTTGGAGAGATACCAGATACTTTAAGTTTATTGGGTGGAGCAATAATTATAGCAGTTGCTTTTTATATATTTAAACATAATCAAAAGAAATAA
- the hydE gene encoding [FeFe] hydrogenase H-cluster radical SAM maturase HydE, whose amino-acid sequence MNIKDILEKNELTKDDLVALMKIDNPTDLDMLFKKAYEVKAKYVGKKVYYRGLIEISNVCIKNCRYCGIRRDNHKVERFLMNKDEIMQAVKWIYDNNYGSIALQSGERQDSEFVDFIENIIKEIKKLSNGKLGITLSLGEQSYETYKRWFDAGAHRYLLRIESTNENIFKHIHPQDQKHEFQVRKRCLEFLRNIGYQVGTGVMIGMPNQTEEDLVNDILFYKDMKIDMIGMGPYILHKDTPLGQEWEDIVPSTEKRVELGLKMIAITRILLKDVNIAATTALQGLDPLGREKGLLAGANILMPTATLQNYKGKYLLYDNKPGIDDSVERAKASLDEKVKSVGDEIVYGEWGDSPYFKRKNS is encoded by the coding sequence ATGAACATAAAAGATATTTTAGAAAAAAATGAGCTTACTAAAGATGATTTAGTTGCTCTTATGAAGATAGATAACCCTACTGATTTAGATATGCTTTTTAAAAAAGCTTATGAAGTCAAAGCTAAATATGTAGGTAAAAAAGTTTATTATAGAGGACTTATTGAAATAAGCAATGTTTGTATAAAAAATTGCAGATATTGTGGAATAAGAAGAGATAATCACAAAGTTGAAAGATTTTTAATGAATAAAGATGAAATTATGCAAGCTGTAAAATGGATATATGACAACAACTATGGTTCTATTGCTCTTCAATCTGGAGAAAGACAAGATAGTGAATTTGTAGATTTTATAGAAAATATAATTAAAGAGATTAAAAAATTATCTAATGGGAAATTAGGAATCACACTTTCTTTAGGGGAACAATCTTATGAAACATATAAAAGATGGTTTGATGCAGGAGCTCACAGATACCTTTTAAGAATTGAAAGTACCAATGAAAATATATTTAAACATATTCATCCTCAAGATCAAAAACATGAATTTCAAGTTAGAAAAAGATGTTTAGAATTTTTAAGAAATATTGGTTATCAAGTGGGAACTGGAGTTATGATTGGTATGCCAAATCAAACAGAAGAAGATTTAGTCAACGATATTCTTTTTTATAAAGATATGAAAATTGATATGATAGGTATGGGACCATATATTTTACATAAAGATACCCCATTGGGACAAGAATGGGAAGATATAGTTCCTTCCACTGAAAAGAGAGTTGAATTAGGTCTTAAAATGATAGCTATTACAAGAATTTTATTGAAAGATGTAAATATAGCGGCTACTACTGCACTTCAAGGACTTGATCCTCTAGGTAGAGAGAAGGGGCTTTTAGCTGGAGCAAATATTTTAATGCCTACTGCAACACTACAAAATTATAAGGGTAAATATCTACTTTATGATAACAAACCAGGAATTGATGATAGTGTTGAAAGGGCAAAAGCTTCACTAGATGAGAAAGTTAAAAGTGTTGGAGACGAAATAGTATATGGAGAGTGGGGAGATTCTCCTTACTTTAAAAGAAAAAATTCTTAA
- the hcp gene encoding hydroxylamine reductase gives MENKMFCYQCQETAGCTECKIVGVCGKTSDVAYLQDLLIYITKGISEILVRLREEGKEELREIDILVIENLFTTITNVNFNSEDLKDKIERTLKVKEKLLNRLGNKEGLSKAALISIKREEFLVKIEEAGILFEKDEDKRSLKEMIVYGLKGLAAYLKHGAVLKEIDDSINLFIEKALVETLKQDITVEELIALVLEVGKYGVAGMELLDRANTKNYGDPEITKVNIGVGKNPGILISGHDLKDLEMLLEQTQGTGVDVYTHSEMLPAHYYPKFKKYSNFIGNYGNAWWKQQEEFESFNGPIIMTTNCIVPPKESYKNRIFTTGLVSFEGCKHIDGEVKDFSEVIEMAKRTLPPKEIETGEIIGGFAHNQVFQLADKIVEAIKNGDIKRFVVMGGCDGRSKKREYYTEFAKNLPKDTVILTAGCAKYRYNKLDLGMINGIPRVLDAGQCNDSYSLALIALKLKEVFNLDDINKLPIIYNISWYEQKAVIVLLSLLYLGVKNIHLGPTLPGFLSPNVAKVLIENFNIGGIGEVEEDLERFFK, from the coding sequence AAACTTCTGATGTAGCGTATTTACAAGATCTTTTAATATATATAACTAAAGGAATTTCAGAAATTTTAGTGAGATTGAGAGAAGAAGGAAAAGAGGAATTAAGAGAGATTGATATTTTAGTAATAGAAAATCTTTTTACAACAATAACAAATGTTAATTTTAATAGTGAAGATTTAAAAGATAAGATAGAGAGAACATTAAAAGTAAAAGAGAAACTTTTAAATAGATTGGGAAATAAAGAAGGTCTATCAAAGGCTGCTTTAATCTCTATTAAAAGGGAAGAATTTTTAGTAAAAATAGAAGAAGCAGGGATATTATTTGAAAAAGATGAGGATAAAAGAAGTTTAAAAGAGATGATAGTATATGGTTTAAAAGGATTAGCTGCTTATCTTAAACATGGAGCAGTTTTAAAGGAGATAGATGATAGTATAAATCTATTTATAGAGAAAGCTCTAGTAGAAACATTAAAACAAGATATAACAGTTGAAGAATTAATAGCTCTTGTTTTAGAAGTGGGTAAATATGGTGTGGCAGGAATGGAGCTTTTAGATAGAGCAAATACTAAAAACTATGGAGATCCTGAGATTACAAAGGTTAATATAGGAGTTGGAAAAAATCCTGGAATACTTATATCAGGACATGATTTAAAAGATTTAGAGATGTTACTAGAACAAACCCAAGGAACAGGAGTAGATGTATATACTCACTCAGAGATGTTACCAGCTCATTATTATCCAAAATTTAAAAAATATAGTAATTTTATAGGAAATTATGGAAATGCTTGGTGGAAACAGCAAGAGGAGTTTGAAAGTTTTAATGGACCGATTATAATGACAACAAATTGTATAGTTCCCCCTAAAGAATCATATAAAAATAGAATTTTTACAACAGGGCTTGTATCTTTCGAAGGTTGTAAACATATTGATGGAGAGGTAAAAGATTTCTCAGAAGTAATAGAAATGGCTAAGAGAACTCTACCACCAAAAGAGATTGAAACAGGAGAGATAATAGGGGGATTTGCTCATAATCAAGTTTTTCAATTAGCAGATAAAATAGTGGAAGCTATAAAAAATGGAGATATTAAAAGATTTGTTGTTATGGGTGGATGTGATGGAAGAAGCAAGAAAAGAGAGTACTATACAGAGTTTGCTAAAAACCTTCCAAAAGACACAGTTATACTTACAGCAGGTTGTGCAAAGTATAGATATAATAAATTAGATTTAGGAATGATCAATGGCATTCCAAGAGTTTTAGATGCAGGGCAATGTAATGATTCTTACTCTCTAGCTTTAATAGCTTTAAAATTAAAAGAGGTATTTAATTTAGATGATATAAATAAGCTTCCAATAATTTATAATATATCTTGGTATGAGCAAAAAGCAGTAATTGTATTATTAAGTTTACTTTATTTAGGAGTAAAAAATATTCATCTAGGTCCTACTTTACCAGGCTTCTTATCTCCAAATGTAGCTAAGGTTTTAATTGAAAACTTTAATATTGGTGGGATAGGAGAGGTAGAGGAAGATTTAGAAAGATTTTTTAAATAA